Proteins encoded in a region of the Phacochoerus africanus isolate WHEZ1 chromosome 8, ROS_Pafr_v1, whole genome shotgun sequence genome:
- the VPS9D1 gene encoding VPS9 domain-containing protein 1 isoform X7: MAAAAGDGAVKPLQCAMKLANGAIELDTGNRPREAYTEYLRSVHYIAQVLLEEVEATRAGDPVPPDTSKMLKLAEQCLERAQSTAAKLGKTRLKPSMPAAAPVPSPTSRHRRVYSDEGGKLSPFLPPEIFQKLQVVESQSSKKEMTPLEEASLQNQKLKAAYEARMARLDPSQAMQKTSLTLSLQRQVMENLVIAKAREETLQRKMEERRLRLQEAANRRFCSQVALTPEEREQRALYAAILEYEQDHDWPKHWRTKLKKSPGDLSLVTSLVSHLLSVPDHPISQLLKKLQCAVYRALYPIVSRGAGATASAPGCCSLPPDADGLLAPGSRRLRPSQSLYCMPSPAEPSPVPPPPEGPSDSAPHRGVDSSPAGPPSPLADTSPHLPGKDSSFEDLEQFLATSERRGLGPGGRPEPQTPGGRKEPLLEQLKGVVQDIHDAIDRLLSLTLLAFEGLNTAASKDRCLACIEESFFSPLWPLLLAVYRSAHRLREAALSRSMELYRNAAPAAIGVPTKLLPRDPEAVGAGPYPYWAAAQELGLLVLETCPQKKLECIVRALRVVCACAEDNCRAQEAAPQPGTAAIGADDLLPILSFVALRSGLPQLVSECAALEEFIHERYLIGEEGYCLTSLQSALSYLELLPRGALSK, from the exons ATGGCCGCTGCGGCCGGGGACGGCGCGGTGAAGCCCCTGCAGTGCGCCATGAAGCTGGCCAACGGGGCCATCGAGCTGGACACCGGCAACCGGCCCCGG GAGGCATATACCGAATACCTGAGGAGCGTCCACTATATTGCCCAGGTGCTGCTGGAAGAAGTGGAGGCCACCAGAG CTGGGGACCCTGTGCCCCCAGACACATCGAAGATGCTGAAGCTGGCTGAGCAGTGTCTGGAGAGGGCCCAGTCGACAGCTGCCAAACTTG GGAAAACACGCCTGAAGCCCTCCATGCCTGCGGCCGCCCCTGTCCCCTCACCTACCAGCCGACACCGCCGGGTGTACTCAGACGAGGGGGGGAAGCTGTCTCCATTTTTGCCTCCTGAAATCTTCCAGAAGCTTCAGGTGGTAGAGTCGCAAAGCTCTAAGAA GGAGATGACACCCCTGGAGGAGGCCTCCCTGCAGAATCAGAAGCTGAAGGCTGCCTATGAGGCCCGGATGGCCCGTCTGGACCCCAGCCAGGCCATGCAGAAGACATCCctg ACCCTGTCTCTGCAGCGGCAGGTGATGGAGAACTTGGTGATCGCTAAAGCCCGGGAGGAGACC CTGCAGAGGAAGATGGAGGAGCGCCGGCTGCGACTCCAGGAGGCCGCCAACAG GAGGTTCTGCAGTCAAGTGGCCCTGACCCCCGAGGAGCGGGAGCAGCGCGCCCTCTACGCCGCCATCCTGGAGTACGAGCAAGATCAC GACTGGCCGAAGCACTGGAGGACCAAGCTCAAGAAGAGCCCGGGGGACCTGTCCCTGGTGACCAGCCTGGTCTCCCACCTGCTCAG CGTTCCTGATCACCCCATCTCACAGCTCCTCAAGAAGCTCCAGTGTGCGGTGTACCGGGCGCTGTACCCCATCGTGAGCAGGGGCGCCGGGGCCACTGCCTCTGCCCCGGGCTGCTGTTCCCTGCCCCCCGACGCCGACGGGCTGCTGGCACCCGGAAGCCGGCGGCTCCGGCCCTCACAGAGCCTCTACTGCATGCCCTCCCCCGCTGAGCCCAgccccgtccccccacccccagagggcCCCTCTGACAGCGCCCCCCACAGAGGGGTGGACAGCAGCCCTGCCGGGCCCCCCTCCCCGCTGGCAGATACCTCACCCCACCTGCCAGGCAAGGACAGCTCCTTTGAGGACCTGGAACAGTTCTTGGCTACTTCTGAGAGgaggggcctgggccctggggggcGGCCTGAGCCGCAGACCCCGGGGGGGAGGAAGGAGCCGCTGCTGGAGCAGCTGAAGGGCGTCGTGCAGGACATACACGACGCCATCG ACAGGCTGCTCTCACTGACGCTCCTGGCTTTCGAAGGCCTGAACACAGCTGCCTCCAAGGACCGCTGCCTGGCCTGCATTGAGGAGTCCTTCTTCTCGCCCCTGTGGCCTCTGCTGCTGGCCGTCTACAG GAGTGCCCACCGCCTCCGGGAGGCTGCCCTGAGCAGGAGCATGGAGCTGTACAGGAACGCAGCGCCTGCAGCCATCGGTGTCCCCACCAAGCTCCTCCCGCGGGACCCAGAGGCCGTGGGAGCGGGCCCCTACCCATACTGGGCCGCAGCCcaggagctggggctgctggTTCTGGAGACCTGCCCCCAGAAGAAGCTGGAGTGCATCG TGCGGGCCCTGCGGGTCGTCTGCGCCTGTGCGGAGGACAACTGCCGGGCCCAGGAGGCTGCACCCCAGCCCGGCACAGCCGCCAT CGGGGCCGATGACCTGCTGCCCATCCTGTCCTTCGTGGCGCTGAGAAGCGGCCTCCCCCAGCTGGTGTCGGAGTGCGCAGCCCTGGAGGAGTTCATCCACGAGAG GTACCTGATCGGCGAGGAGGGCTACTGCCTGACGTCGCTGCAGAGCGCCCTGAGCTACTTGGAGCTGCTGCCCCGGGGGGCCCTGAGCAAGTAG
- the VPS9D1 gene encoding VPS9 domain-containing protein 1 isoform X5, with the protein MAAAAGDGAVKPLQCAMKLANGAIELDTGNRPREAYTEYLRSVHYIAQVLLEEVEATREAGDPVPPDTSKMLKLAEQCLERAQSTAAKLGKTRLKPSMPAAAPVPSPTSRHRRVYSDEGGKLSPFLPPEIFQKLQVVESQSSKKEMTPLEEASLQNQKLKAAYEARMARLDPSQAMQKTSLTLSLQRQVMENLVIAKAREETLQRKMEERRLRLQEAANRCVCSRGLWGDSRAEALRPVLPRRRFCSQVALTPEEREQRALYAAILEYEQDHDWPKHWRTKLKKSPGDLSLVTSLVSHLLSVPDHPISQLLKKLQCAVYRALYPIVSRGAGATASAPGCCSLPPDADGLLAPGSRRLRPSQSLYCMPSPAEPSPVPPPPEGPSDSAPHRGVDSSPAGPPSPLADTSPHLPGKDSSFEDLEQFLATSERRGLGPGGRPEPQTPGGRKEPLLEQLKGVVQDIHDAIDRLLSLTLLAFEGLNTAASKDRCLACIEESFFSPLWPLLLAVYRSAHRLREAALSRSMELYRNAAPAAIGVPTKLLPRDPEAVGAGPYPYWAAAQELGLLVLETCPQKKLECIVRALRVVCACAEDNCRAQEAAPQPGTAAIGADDLLPILSFVALRSGLPQLVSECAALEEFIHERYLIGEEGYCLTSLQSALSYLELLPRGALSK; encoded by the exons ATGGCCGCTGCGGCCGGGGACGGCGCGGTGAAGCCCCTGCAGTGCGCCATGAAGCTGGCCAACGGGGCCATCGAGCTGGACACCGGCAACCGGCCCCGG GAGGCATATACCGAATACCTGAGGAGCGTCCACTATATTGCCCAGGTGCTGCTGGAAGAAGTGGAGGCCACCAGAG AAGCTGGGGACCCTGTGCCCCCAGACACATCGAAGATGCTGAAGCTGGCTGAGCAGTGTCTGGAGAGGGCCCAGTCGACAGCTGCCAAACTTG GGAAAACACGCCTGAAGCCCTCCATGCCTGCGGCCGCCCCTGTCCCCTCACCTACCAGCCGACACCGCCGGGTGTACTCAGACGAGGGGGGGAAGCTGTCTCCATTTTTGCCTCCTGAAATCTTCCAGAAGCTTCAGGTGGTAGAGTCGCAAAGCTCTAAGAA GGAGATGACACCCCTGGAGGAGGCCTCCCTGCAGAATCAGAAGCTGAAGGCTGCCTATGAGGCCCGGATGGCCCGTCTGGACCCCAGCCAGGCCATGCAGAAGACATCCctg ACCCTGTCTCTGCAGCGGCAGGTGATGGAGAACTTGGTGATCGCTAAAGCCCGGGAGGAGACC CTGCAGAGGAAGATGGAGGAGCGCCGGCTGCGACTCCAGGAGGCCGCCAACAGGTGCGTCTGCTCCCGGGGCCTCTGGGGGGACTCCCGCGCTGAGGCCCTCAGACCTGTCCTTCCCCGCAGGAGGTTCTGCAGTCAAGTGGCCCTGACCCCCGAGGAGCGGGAGCAGCGCGCCCTCTACGCCGCCATCCTGGAGTACGAGCAAGATCAC GACTGGCCGAAGCACTGGAGGACCAAGCTCAAGAAGAGCCCGGGGGACCTGTCCCTGGTGACCAGCCTGGTCTCCCACCTGCTCAG CGTTCCTGATCACCCCATCTCACAGCTCCTCAAGAAGCTCCAGTGTGCGGTGTACCGGGCGCTGTACCCCATCGTGAGCAGGGGCGCCGGGGCCACTGCCTCTGCCCCGGGCTGCTGTTCCCTGCCCCCCGACGCCGACGGGCTGCTGGCACCCGGAAGCCGGCGGCTCCGGCCCTCACAGAGCCTCTACTGCATGCCCTCCCCCGCTGAGCCCAgccccgtccccccacccccagagggcCCCTCTGACAGCGCCCCCCACAGAGGGGTGGACAGCAGCCCTGCCGGGCCCCCCTCCCCGCTGGCAGATACCTCACCCCACCTGCCAGGCAAGGACAGCTCCTTTGAGGACCTGGAACAGTTCTTGGCTACTTCTGAGAGgaggggcctgggccctggggggcGGCCTGAGCCGCAGACCCCGGGGGGGAGGAAGGAGCCGCTGCTGGAGCAGCTGAAGGGCGTCGTGCAGGACATACACGACGCCATCG ACAGGCTGCTCTCACTGACGCTCCTGGCTTTCGAAGGCCTGAACACAGCTGCCTCCAAGGACCGCTGCCTGGCCTGCATTGAGGAGTCCTTCTTCTCGCCCCTGTGGCCTCTGCTGCTGGCCGTCTACAG GAGTGCCCACCGCCTCCGGGAGGCTGCCCTGAGCAGGAGCATGGAGCTGTACAGGAACGCAGCGCCTGCAGCCATCGGTGTCCCCACCAAGCTCCTCCCGCGGGACCCAGAGGCCGTGGGAGCGGGCCCCTACCCATACTGGGCCGCAGCCcaggagctggggctgctggTTCTGGAGACCTGCCCCCAGAAGAAGCTGGAGTGCATCG TGCGGGCCCTGCGGGTCGTCTGCGCCTGTGCGGAGGACAACTGCCGGGCCCAGGAGGCTGCACCCCAGCCCGGCACAGCCGCCAT CGGGGCCGATGACCTGCTGCCCATCCTGTCCTTCGTGGCGCTGAGAAGCGGCCTCCCCCAGCTGGTGTCGGAGTGCGCAGCCCTGGAGGAGTTCATCCACGAGAG GTACCTGATCGGCGAGGAGGGCTACTGCCTGACGTCGCTGCAGAGCGCCCTGAGCTACTTGGAGCTGCTGCCCCGGGGGGCCCTGAGCAAGTAG
- the VPS9D1 gene encoding VPS9 domain-containing protein 1 isoform X4 encodes MLKLAEQCLERAQSTAAKLGKTRLKPSMPAAAPVPSPTSRHRRVYSDEGGKLSPFLPPEIFQKLQVVESQSSKKEMTPLEEASLQNQKLKAAYEARMARLDPSQAMQKTSLTLSLQRQVMENLVIAKAREETLQRKMEERRLRLQEAANRCVCSRGLWGDSRAEALRPVLPRRRFCSQVALTPEEREQRALYAAILEYEQDHDWPKHWRTKLKKSPGDLSLVTSLVSHLLSVPDHPISQLLKKLQCAVYRALYPIVSRGAGATASAPGCCSLPPDADGLLAPGSRRLRPSQSLYCMPSPAEPSPVPPPPEGPSDSAPHRGVDSSPAGPPSPLADTSPHLPGKDSSFEDLEQFLATSERRGLGPGGRPEPQTPGGRKEPLLEQLKGVVQDIHDAIDRLLSLTLLAFEGLNTAASKDRCLACIEESFFSPLWPLLLAVYRSAHRLREAALSRSMELYRNAAPAAIGVPTKLLPRDPEAVGAGPYPYWAAAQELGLLVLETCPQKKLECIASLLCHSAGPAGRLRLCGGQLPGPGGCTPARHSRHVSPRARPVGDAGHMGAAFSGCSPAPPEAHGPFQPRTQGSSPADSMFLPPRPSGRFRILTPEACAPLRCTPREAPQTRGRPVPAPSPSRRGAGIPLPRPCLWPAASFAGHGTHLGLALLLPCARDQGCSEGTCPGSPVGGLWCLPVPRGLQARVS; translated from the exons ATGCTGAAGCTGGCTGAGCAGTGTCTGGAGAGGGCCCAGTCGACAGCTGCCAAACTTG GGAAAACACGCCTGAAGCCCTCCATGCCTGCGGCCGCCCCTGTCCCCTCACCTACCAGCCGACACCGCCGGGTGTACTCAGACGAGGGGGGGAAGCTGTCTCCATTTTTGCCTCCTGAAATCTTCCAGAAGCTTCAGGTGGTAGAGTCGCAAAGCTCTAAGAA GGAGATGACACCCCTGGAGGAGGCCTCCCTGCAGAATCAGAAGCTGAAGGCTGCCTATGAGGCCCGGATGGCCCGTCTGGACCCCAGCCAGGCCATGCAGAAGACATCCctg ACCCTGTCTCTGCAGCGGCAGGTGATGGAGAACTTGGTGATCGCTAAAGCCCGGGAGGAGACC CTGCAGAGGAAGATGGAGGAGCGCCGGCTGCGACTCCAGGAGGCCGCCAACAGGTGCGTCTGCTCCCGGGGCCTCTGGGGGGACTCCCGCGCTGAGGCCCTCAGACCTGTCCTTCCCCGCAGGAGGTTCTGCAGTCAAGTGGCCCTGACCCCCGAGGAGCGGGAGCAGCGCGCCCTCTACGCCGCCATCCTGGAGTACGAGCAAGATCAC GACTGGCCGAAGCACTGGAGGACCAAGCTCAAGAAGAGCCCGGGGGACCTGTCCCTGGTGACCAGCCTGGTCTCCCACCTGCTCAG CGTTCCTGATCACCCCATCTCACAGCTCCTCAAGAAGCTCCAGTGTGCGGTGTACCGGGCGCTGTACCCCATCGTGAGCAGGGGCGCCGGGGCCACTGCCTCTGCCCCGGGCTGCTGTTCCCTGCCCCCCGACGCCGACGGGCTGCTGGCACCCGGAAGCCGGCGGCTCCGGCCCTCACAGAGCCTCTACTGCATGCCCTCCCCCGCTGAGCCCAgccccgtccccccacccccagagggcCCCTCTGACAGCGCCCCCCACAGAGGGGTGGACAGCAGCCCTGCCGGGCCCCCCTCCCCGCTGGCAGATACCTCACCCCACCTGCCAGGCAAGGACAGCTCCTTTGAGGACCTGGAACAGTTCTTGGCTACTTCTGAGAGgaggggcctgggccctggggggcGGCCTGAGCCGCAGACCCCGGGGGGGAGGAAGGAGCCGCTGCTGGAGCAGCTGAAGGGCGTCGTGCAGGACATACACGACGCCATCG ACAGGCTGCTCTCACTGACGCTCCTGGCTTTCGAAGGCCTGAACACAGCTGCCTCCAAGGACCGCTGCCTGGCCTGCATTGAGGAGTCCTTCTTCTCGCCCCTGTGGCCTCTGCTGCTGGCCGTCTACAG GAGTGCCCACCGCCTCCGGGAGGCTGCCCTGAGCAGGAGCATGGAGCTGTACAGGAACGCAGCGCCTGCAGCCATCGGTGTCCCCACCAAGCTCCTCCCGCGGGACCCAGAGGCCGTGGGAGCGGGCCCCTACCCATACTGGGCCGCAGCCcaggagctggggctgctggTTCTGGAGACCTGCCCCCAGAAGAAGCTGGAGTGCATCG CCTCGCTTCTGTGCCACAGTGCGGGCCCTGCGGGTCGTCTGCGCCTGTGCGGAGGACAACTGCCGGGCCCAGGAGGCTGCACCCCAGCCCGGCACAGCCGCCATGTGAGTCCCCGGGCCCGGCCTGTGGGGGACGCTGGGCACATGGGGGCCGCCttcagcgggtgcagccctgctCCGCCAGAAGCACACGGTCCATTTCAACCCCGGACCCAGGGCTCCAGCCCCGCGGACAGCATGTTCCTGCCCCCCCGCCCATCAGGGAGATTTCGGATCCTCACCCCAGAAGCATGTGCCCCCCTCAGGTGCACACCTAGGGAAGCCCCACAGACCCGGGGAAGACCTGTTCCAGCCCCGAGCCCCAGCCGCCGGGGAGCCGGAATCCCCCTACCCAGGCCctgcctgtggccagcagccTCCTTCGCTGGCCATGGCACCCACCTGGGGCTGGCCCTCCTGCTACCCTGTGCCAGAGACCAGGGCTGCTCTGAAGGCACCTGTCCTGGCAGCCCGGTGGGCGGGCTGTGGTGCCTGCCTGTGCCCAGAGGCCTGCAGGCGAGAGTCAGCTGA